The DNA sequence CGGGAAGCTGACCCACATGGGCGGTGCCACCGGCCGGATCCAGGGCGCCGACTTCTCGCTGGTGGACTACAACCGTGCCGGTGTTCCGCTGGTGGAAATCGTCACCAAGCCCATCGAGGGCGCCGGGTCCCGTGCACCGGAACTGGCCAAGGCCTACGTGGCGGCCGTCCGGGAGATCGTGAAGAACCTGGGCGTGTCCGACGCGAAGATGGAACGCGGCAACGTCCGCTGCGACGCGAACGTTTCGCTCCGCCCGCACGGCCGCGAACGGTTCGGCATCCGTTCCGAGACCAAGAACGTGAACTCGCTGCGCGCCGTGGAACACGCCGTCCGCTACGAGATCCAGCGCCACGCCGCTGTCCTGGACTCGGGTGAACCGGTGATCCAGGAAACCCGCCACTGGCACGAGGACACCCGGACCACCACCTCCGGCCGCGCCAAGTCCGACGCTGACGACTACCGCTACTTCCCGGAACCGGACCTGGTTCCCGTGGTGGCCTCCCGGGAATGGGTGGAGGAACTGCGCGCCACCCTGCCCGAGCCGCCGGCCGAGCGCCGCAAGCGCCTCAAGGCCGACTGGGGCTACTCCGACCTCGAATTCCGCGACGTGGTCAACGCCGGCGTCCTGGACGAGATAGAGGAAACCATCGCCGCCGGCGCCACCGCATCCGTGGCCCGCAAGTGGTGGATGGGTGAGATCGTGGGCCGCGCCAAGGCTGCCGACGTCGATCCCGGCCAGCTGGGCGTCGAGGCTGCCACGGTGGTGGAGCTGAGCCGCATGGTTGAGGCGGGCAAGATCAACAACAAGATGGCCTCCCAGGTGCTGGACGCCGTACTCGCCGGTGAGGGCACCCCGGAGGAGATCGTGGAGAAGCGCGGCCTCGCCGTCGTATCCGACGATGGGCCCCTCCTGGAAGCCATCGACGCCGCACTCGCCGCGCAGCCCGGCGTCGCGGACAAGATCCGTGGCGGCAAGGTCCAGGCCATCGGCGCGATCGTGGGCGGGGTCATGAAGGCTACCCGTGGACAGGCCGACGCCGGCCGCGTGAAGGAACTGATCCTGGAGAAGCTGGGCGTCACCGTCTAGTACACCCCTGCAGGACCCAACTGGGTAGCGCCAGGTGTCGTTTTGAACCCTCATAACGACACCTGGTGCTACCCAGTTCCGCGTTAAGTACTCAGGCGGCGCTCAGTGAAACTACCCGTGGTTGGGCGCCTGCGGCGGACTTACACTGGAGCCCACAGGGCGCCGGTGCCCTGGCTGCGTGCGGGAGGAACAACCATGGTGGTCCGGGAACCTATGAGGATGCGCAAGGCGGTGCTGGCCGGTGCCGTGGCCGTGGCACTTACCGGGACAGGGGCCGCCCTCGCCTGGCCGGCAACCGGGACGCCCGCACCCACGCCGTCGCCCTCACCATCATCACAAACAGCGCCCGGCAACTCAGGCAGCGCCCCGGGGCCACATAAGCCTGGCAAGGCCGAGCGCGGGCAACTCCTGCACGGCGAAGGCGTCGCCAGGAAGCCCGACGGCACCTACCAGACGGTCCTGGAACAGAACGGGACCGTGGAGTCGGTCAGCGATACCGGCATCACCGTCAAGAGCGGGGACGGCTTCTCCCAGACCTACACCGTCAATGGCGACACGAAGG is a window from the Arthrobacter sp. NicSoilC5 genome containing:
- the gatB gene encoding Asp-tRNA(Asn)/Glu-tRNA(Gln) amidotransferase subunit GatB, with protein sequence MSTDDILSFEEAMEKYDPVLGFEVHVELNTKTKMFSSAPNVFGDEPNTNVNEVDLGMPGVLPVVNKTAIESSIKIGLALNCKIAESCRFARKQYFYPDTPKNFQTSQYDEPIAYDGYLDVELEDGTVFRVEIERAHMEEDAGKLTHMGGATGRIQGADFSLVDYNRAGVPLVEIVTKPIEGAGSRAPELAKAYVAAVREIVKNLGVSDAKMERGNVRCDANVSLRPHGRERFGIRSETKNVNSLRAVEHAVRYEIQRHAAVLDSGEPVIQETRHWHEDTRTTTSGRAKSDADDYRYFPEPDLVPVVASREWVEELRATLPEPPAERRKRLKADWGYSDLEFRDVVNAGVLDEIEETIAAGATASVARKWWMGEIVGRAKAADVDPGQLGVEAATVVELSRMVEAGKINNKMASQVLDAVLAGEGTPEEIVEKRGLAVVSDDGPLLEAIDAALAAQPGVADKIRGGKVQAIGAIVGGVMKATRGQADAGRVKELILEKLGVTV